The following proteins are co-located in the Candidatus Woesearchaeota archaeon genome:
- a CDS encoding CDP-archaeol synthase yields MLAESLKLIYFLFPVYIADIMPLLFRNKLKSLEFPLDLGIKLEGNSLFGAHKTFRGILVAILFGTIMFYFQKVININSIIIYQDYSVLLGLFLATGAMFGDLFKSFIKRRINIIPGHNFFIADQIDAVLGAILFSSLIIKFTYLQIVLMVVFTYFLKLLLSYVGFVLHIRKHKW; encoded by the coding sequence ATGTTAGCTGAAAGTCTGAAATTGATTTATTTTTTATTTCCTGTTTATATAGCAGATATTATGCCATTATTATTTAGGAATAAATTGAAATCTTTAGAATTTCCTTTGGACTTAGGGATAAAATTGGAGGGCAATTCTTTATTTGGGGCACATAAAACATTTAGGGGGATATTGGTTGCAATTCTATTTGGCACTATAATGTTTTATTTTCAGAAGGTTATTAATATCAACAGTATTATCATATATCAGGATTATAGCGTGTTATTAGGTCTTTTTCTTGCAACTGGGGCCATGTTTGGGGATTTATTTAAATCGTTCATTAAGAGGAGAATAAATATTATTCCCGGGCATAATTTTTTTATTGCAGATCAAATTGATGCGGTATTAGGAGCCATTTTATTTTCAAGCCTTATAATTAAATTTACATATTTGCAGATTGTTTTAATGGTAGTTTTTACTTATTTTCTTAAACTTTTATTAAGCTATGTTGGATTTGTTTTACACATTCGCAAACATAAGTGGTAA